TCCACGGAAGTGGATGCTGAACAAGTCAAAGCCGACTTCGGCAACGTGATCTCACGGTCTTACAACGAAGGCGGCTATGCGGACCCGAAGCAGTTCTTAAGCTCGTTGTCGGCCGGTGAAATGGAATCGATTCGACAGGTTCACTATCTGGCGGAACCGATCAACGTGTCATCGCTGACCGAGGAAGGGGCGCTGAATTTGTTGATCCCTTCGGTGGCGCAGGTTGACCTGAATAACGATGGTTTGACACAAGCGGGGGCCGGTTACGGGATCAAGTTTCCCGACAGCCGCACCCCGGCGGATGTGGCGGCAGCGTGGGAAGACGCAACCGCCGAGTTGAGTCCCATGGAAAAAGGTTTCTACACGCTGCAGGTCAAGCTGCCAGCTTTGTTGGCAAACATTAAGTTGAACCCAGACGGCAGCTTTTCGCATGTCGTGGAGCCAGGCGACCCTGCTTACGAAAACCCGATGGCGTCGCCGGACTATTCATACGAACAATCGGCTCGCGATTTGGTCGAATACCTCGATGCCTTTGAAACGCAAATCGATCCGGTTCGTTACATACGGGATCGAGCGTTTTGGAGCGATTTTGCGTCGCGGTTAGCTGACAAATAACAAACGCAGTGAACCGACAGAGCGAGCGAAAGCCGAATTACTCGGTTTCCGTGGCTTGTTGATAGAACTTCAGCAAGTCGGCTCGCATCTGTTGCAGTGAGGGGCCGTGGACGTACATCATGTGACCGCCTTCGTAGTGTTTGACGGTGACATTGTCTTGGCGTTGCTTGGGCAGGCCGAGATGGTCAAGCGTGTAATGCATCGCATGATGTGGCGTCGCCAGGTCGTAATAACCGCAGGCAACGAACAGCTTCAAATAGGGATTGGCGGTCATCGCTTCCCGAAGTGATTCGGATGCGTCGACATAGCGGCCTTCGAACGAATCGTATTTCCAAGGATGGACCTTTCCGGTCAGGATTTCGTACACGCGGCGGTCTTCGTAGTCCAATTCGCTTCGCATGTAGTCGTTCAGGCATGCGGTGAACGCGCCGAACAAGGCCGCCGCACTGGGGTCGTATTCGGAACTCTCGCCAGCCGAATCGCGATCGATGCCGGAGTACCGACTGTCGAATCGACCGATCGTGAGTTCTTCATCACGCAAGAGTTCTTTGCCGAACCGTCCCATTGGAATTCGCAAGTTGGCGGACAGGACGTATTCTTTTGAAAGGCCCGTCAGGCGTGCCAGTTCCGTAGCTACTTTTTCCCGTTCTTTGGCACCCAAGCGAGTTCCTTTCAGCATCGCCGGAGCGTACTTTTCGTAAGCGAACTTCTCTGCTCGGTGCACCAACTTTTCGAGCGGCAACGCTTGCAGCTTTTCGTCGAGTTGCTTGTGATACCAAGCCGTTGCGGCGTAGGTGGGCATGAAGCAAACGCTCGGCAGATCGTTGCTGGATGAGAACCGAAGTGTTTGGAAATTAATCGCACCGGAGATCACGACTGCGCCGTTGAGTTCCATCTTGTAGTGGTCACGCAGGTAGCCGCTGAGGCCAGCAACCCGCAAGCCGCCATAGCTTTCGCCCAAGATGAACTTGGGAGACAACCAACGTTCAAAGCGAGTGGTGTAGTCGTGGATGAACTGACCGACGCTATGGATGTCTTTGCTGTAGCCGTGGAAGTCGCCTTTCGAAACGTCCTTCGCTGGACGACTGTATCCGGTGCTGACTGGGTCGATGAACACCAAGTCGGTGGTGTCCAACAGGCTGTTGTGGTTTTCATCCAAGTGATAGGGCGGACGCAGTACGGAAGCATCATCGGGGAAATTGATGATCTTGGGGCCGAGCATGCCGAGGTGCAGCCAAACGGAGGAAGATCCGGGGCCGCCGTTGAAGCAGAACGTGAGCGGTCGAGTGGAATCATCTTCGGTCGATCGGGTGTAGGCGACAAAGAAGACCTCTGCCTTGGGATCGAGTTCATCGGTCTCGATCACGAGTCGGCCCGCGGTAGCGGTGTAGTCGAATGACTCGCCGTCGATGGTAGCGGAATGTTCGGTCTCGACGAATTGATCGCTTAGGCCTTTGGGCTTTTTCGCTGATTTGGCTTCGTCGGCACCGTTGGTTTGCGTTGCCTCGGCAGCGTCGCCTGGCTTTGCGGCATGCTTGGATTCGCCCGCTCCGGCAATCCCGCCCAAAACTAGCGAGGCGAATAAACTGGCAATTACGATTCGTTTCCGGGCGTCCAACATGATCGTCCTAGGGGTTCAGTACGTCTTGGTGTGAGAAGTCACAAACTTGCTTGACCAGCATACACACGGATCGAAAAATAGGGATGCCAAGGGTGGGGCATTTCCGGACGTCGTCTGTTCAGGCCACGCTAATTCCCGGACACTGTGAGAGATCCGACCAACCCACCCACGGAAATTTGATGCTGGACTATTTGCAACGGATTCTGAATGCTCGCGTCTACGATGTCGCGATTGAATCACCGCTCGATTTAGCAGCGAAATTGTCGACTCGTTTGGGTAATCAGGTTTGGTTGAAACGGGAGGACATGCAGCCCGTGCACAGCTTTAAGCTCCGCGGTGCTTACAACAAAATGGCGAGGTTGTCGAAGGAGGAATTGGCTAGGGGGGTGGTATGTTCTTCCGCTGGGAATCACGCCCAGGGGGTAGCGTTGAGTGCTCGTGAACTGGGGTGCCAGGCTCACATCGTGATGCCGGTGACCACGCCGGAATTGAAGTCCGACGCGGTGCTCGCTTTGGGAGGAAACGTCATCCTGCACGGTGACAGCTATTCGGAAGCGTACACGCATGCAATGGAATTGCAGGAACGGCATCAGTACGTGTTTGTGCATCCGTTCGATGACCCAGATGTGATCGCGGGACAAGGGACGATTGGAATGGAGATCCTGCGTCAGCACCAACGCCCGATCCATGCGGTTTTTGTTGCCATCGGTGGTGGCGGTTTGATCTCGGGCGTGGCTTCGTACGTGAAGGCGGTTCGGCCGGATATCAAAGTCATCGGGGTTCAGATGGTCGACTCGGACGCGATGATTCAGTCCACTCAGGCCGGGTACCCAATCGAGTTGAAAGAGGTCGGGCTGTTTTCGGATGGGACGGCGGTCAAAATGGTTGGCAAGGAAACGCTGCGTTTGACCAGTGCATTAGTGGATGACTTTGTGAAGGTCGATACCGATGCCGTTTGTGCCGCGATCAAGGATGCATTCGAAGAGACCCGCAGCATTCTAGAACCTTCCGGTGCGATGAGCATTGCGGGGATGAAGCAGTATGTCGCCGAGCATGACATTCATGATGAGGTGCTGGTCGCGATCACGTGCGGAGCCAACATGAACTTCGATCGCTTGCGGTTTGTCGCCGAACGCGCGGACGTGGGTGACGAGAGGGAGGCGTTGTTTGCGGTGACGATTCCGGAAGAACGCGGCAGTTTCAAGTTGTTGTGTGAAACGATGGGGCAACGCAGTGTGACGGAGTTCAGCTACCGACTTGGTGATGAACGGGAAGCGCACGTGTTGGTAGGCTTGGCTATCCGCGATCGTAGCGAGGTGCCGGAGATCAGTGAGTCGCTTTCGGCGAAGGGGTTTGTTGCCTTGGACTTGGTCGATGATGAACTCGCCAAGCAACATTTGCGATACATGGTGGGCGGCCGAAGTGGCGCGAGCGGAAACGAAAGGCTATATCGTTTTGAGTTTCCGGAACGGCCGGGAGCATTGATGCGGTTTCTTTCGCAGATGCATCCGAGTTGGAACATCAGCTTGTTTCACTATCGAAATCAAGGTGCTGATTACGGTCGTATCCTGGTGGGAATCCAGGTTCCAGATGAGGACTTGGCGGTGTTCCGTGAATTCATTGGGACGCTGGGTTATCGTTGCACCGATGAGACCGACAACCCGGTCTACGATCGGTTCTTGCGTTAGCGTGTTTTGACTAGCGAGGCGACGGGATTAGCGGCGCAACGACGCCTGGGTTGGCTGCGCCGGTGGCGGCTTGGAAGACGTCGATGGTTCCGGAGTTCAGTTGATCGCCGGGGGGAAGTGGGAAGCGGCCGACGCCGACCCCTTGCATGTTGACGTCTTCGATCGGGTTGGGGCTCTTGCCGGTTCGGTCAATCGCGATCGATTGAATTCGCATGCGATGCACGACCACTTCGTATCGTATTTCCGGGGGAACGTTGACCCGTACTTCCTGTTCGATGGGCAGGCCAGCAACGTCGGTTGTTTGGTAGACTTCAACGCGGGTGTGGCCAGCATCGCGTGGTAACTTCACTCGTTGATGTTGGCCGGGTGCCAGTTGGTATTGAGGCGTTTTGCCAGGGTTTTGGGTGTCCGTCAAAGTGACAATCAATGTTTCGTGATGAGAGTTGACGAACTCGATTTCGACCGGCGCAAGAGCCGGCTTTTCCAGCACGCTGGACTCCAGCAAAACGGATCGTGGTTGATAGCCGGAGAACCGTCCAGGGATCCCAACATTCAATGAGATGCTACCCAGTCCAGGGGCACCATACCCTGGACCAATGTAGCCTGGGCCGGCGTAGCCTGGACCTAGGTAACCCGGACCGAAGCTGCCTGGTCCGGGAATGCCCAACCCTGGAAAGCCTGGAGCGGGATAGCCCGGCACCACGTAGCCACCCAGCATTGGGTTGCCAGCGGGTTGGCCGAGCCAGCCGCTTAGGTAGGGGCCGAAGCCGGGGCCAGAACCAATCGGACGGACGGACACCAAGCCTGGAATGAATCGAGGTATCGGGGCGTCCAGGTCTGCTCGCTCGATTGGCCCGTGGCCGCTGCGTGGGAAGCGAACGACGCGATTCAGCTCGGGGTTATAGAACCCGAGGTAGCGTCCACCCGGCAGGTCATAGCGAGGTTCGCGTTGATAGAAAAAGCGAGCTCCCGAGTTCTCGAACACCGTCAGTCCGCGGCGGGAGATGTCGATCACGCCGGTGATGTTGCCGAAGCCGTCAACCATTTCTAGGTCCGCAGCGGCAACCGAACTGGGCGGCTGGATTGCTGCCAGCAACGCGATCGCACCAAAGCAAGCCAAGCTGGAAGCAAGACGACCAAGCCGTGGAAGCGGGACGCGGAGCCCCTTGAGTTGGCGATCCTGGGTAAGCCTTTGCAGGGAAAGTGGTGGGTGAAGTCCCTGCATCCGTCCAAGCCGAAACACCATGACATCGTCCCCCGTTCCGTGAATCTCGATTCGCTTTGGCACCACGGTTGTCGCGCCGACGCGAACCTTATTCTATATCGGAATCGGAGCGTTGGTCGACTTGCAAACTGACCAAATAGGCAACCATGTCGCGAAGTTCACGCGGCGTCATCTGGTCGGCTAGGCCCGCTGGCATCGATGACTTTCCCTTTTTGCGAGCGATGATCAGCTCTTTTTCGATCGTGGAACGGGTGCCGTCGGCGGCGATCAGTTCGACAAACTCATCGTCCTCCTTGGCGACGATGCCCGTGTAGACCTGGCCGTCTTCATCGGCGATCACGGCGGTTTCGAAGCCCTCGGCTATCCGGCTGTCTGGCAGGCAGATTGCTTCGAGCAGTGTCCGACGATCCAGCTTTTTACCGATCACGGTGAGGTCGGGGCCGACTTCACCGCCAACGCGACCCACCTTGTGGCAGCGTACGCATGACAGTTCCGTCTTTTCAAAGAAGAGTGTCTTGCCCGCTTCCATGTCGCCACCGTGCAACGAGTCGAGCCACTTGGCAAGCGGTTCGGTATTTTGCAGAGTCGACTGATGAGCATTGAGTTGATCGACCAAGGAAACTGGCAATCGCTTACGAGCGGCTTCGGCAACATTGAGTCGCACATCGGCAGGCAATTCGTTGGACAAGTAAGCGGCTAGGCCTTGGCTGATCTTCTTCAACGCTTCCAGTGAATCATTTTGTGCCAAGAGGTCCCAAGCGAGGCCTCGGACGGACGGAGTGGCACTGTCGGTGGCAGCGATGAATCGGTCGACTGATCCGGCGGCATCCAGTTTGCCGAGGACCTTTAGGCTGGCAAGGACCACACTGAAAGGTTGCTGGCGATCGACCTCTTTGGCGAGCTTAACCGCGACGGCAGGCTGTAGCCGTGACAGTGCCGTCAAAGCGGATGCACGCGTTGCTGGGCGTCCGGTGGTCTTGTTGAATCTCGCGATCAGGCTGGGCCCAATCTTCACGATGCCCAGATCGGAACCGACGTCGATCGCTTTTTCGCGAACGTCTTCGTTGGCCAACATCAGTTCTTCAATTCTTGCTGCCATCGCTGACTTTGCAATCAGATCGCCGTCGTTGGACTCGGGTCGCACCAGCAAGGTTTGGTACTCGTTGGTGACTCGGCAGCGAGGGTCGGGCGTGGCCCAGTCCGCCAGCGAGTCAATCGCTTCGATTCGTGCCCATTTGGGAAAGCGATCCGAGGCAGCGAAACCCGCCACGGATGCCGCTGTTTGTGGAGTGCCGATGCGGAACGCCGCTGACAAAGCACGCCGCAGCAGCGGATCGGAATCGACTGGCAATTCGCTCCAGTCCAACAACGCGGCCAAGCGATCTTCGGCCACAGGAATTGGTTCATCGTGGATGGCCATCGCCGCTTCGGTAATGACCAGCGACGAAGCATCGTGTAGGAATTCCACGACCTCCTCGCTTTGCTTGCCACGCAGCGCCGCGACGGCGGCCCGCCGGACATCAACGCTCGCGTGCTCCTTGAGCCCCACCAAGTCACTGACACTGGCCCCGTAGGTCATGTAGCGGATGGCCGCATGTCGCAGGATTGGATCCTTGTTCGCGTTCTTGTCGGCAAGCTGCACGACTTCGCCAAACACGGAGCTCAGTCGTGCGTCCGCAGGCGATGCGATCGCCAAGTCGGCGAACGCCATCACGGCTTGGTAGGTCACTCGAGGGTTCTCGTCGGAAACTAATTCAAGGACGGCAGCGATGGATTCGAAATCACGCTGGTCGCCAATGACCGAGCAAGCCGCGGCACGAATGATCGGGCTGTCGTCCTTTAGGCAAGATCGGGCAGCTTCGACAACCGATGAACGCAGGTTTTGGGTCAGTCGAGCGGCATGTTCGGAGCCCCAGAAACCGTGCAGTCGCAGCATGGGCGTCAGGTCGGTGTCTTTCATGACCTTGATCAGTGGTTCGGCCTCGCCGCGAATGGCAAGTTCCCATTGAGCGGCCAGGCGAACGCGTCGGTCGAGGTGGCCGAGTCGGGCGGTTAATTCATCGAGGTCGAGAGTCGTCACGTCATCGGCGAGCATGCGTTTCACTTCGGCGACGATCGGCTTGGTCTGCTCGTCCGGGTTTGTGACACGGTAGATCCGTCCTTTGCCTAGACCCATCCAGCCATCGACCCAGTCGCTGATCCAGAGTCCACCGGCGGGACCGAAGACAACGTCCGTCGCCAACACATTCCAGATGGGCTGTTCGTCTTCGGCAAGTTTGTAGAACGCACCATCGTGGTCCAAACGAAACGAGCGGATGCCGCTGTTGCTGGGGCCGCCCCGGAAGTCACAAATCAAAAAGCGATCCTTCAACTTGTCGCCAAATCCAGTGCCGGGGTAGTACGCCAAGCCGGACGGTCCATCGGTGAAGTTCGCGATCGGCGGAATCAGGTTCGCAGGTCGCTCGTTGTGATGCGGTTCCCAGATGCGTTGCCGATTGAATGGGCCGCGATCAGGTAGGTATTGGTAGTGCATTCGCCAACCGCTATCACCACCCTCGACGATCTGAACGATCCGAGCCTTATCGCCGCTGTCGGAGTTGTTGTCGACGGTGAACCATTCACCTAAATCATTGAAGGCGATTTCTTGCGGGTTACGCAAACCGTCGGCGTAGATGTGCAAGTCGCTGCCATCGAGTTCGCATCGGAACACGGCACCTTCGGCGGGATTGGCAAGTATGTCGCCTTCTTGATTGACGACGTAATAACCGCGGTCACCGATCGTGTAGTACAAGCGACCGTCGGGGCCGATGATCGCACCGTGCAAGTCGTGGCCGCGGAAGGCGACGCGAACTCCGTAGCCATCGGACATCACCTTCTTTTCGTCGGCGACGCCGTCGTCATCCGTATCGGTGAACTCCCACAGTTTGGGAATGCATGTGTAATAGACCTTGCCGCGGTGGACCAACACGCCGGCACCGGTACCGTCTTCCAACGCATGGAAGCCGTCTGCGAAAACAGTGCTGAGGTCAGCCTTGCCGTCGCCGTCGGTGTCGACCAGGCGGCGGATGCGATCTTCCTGTTGAGCGTACGCGGAGGCTCCATCGCCGAGTAGTCGTTTGTGGTAGTCGATACGATCTTGCACGGTTTCGGCGGCAAGGTCAGCGAGCAACCATTTTTCGTCATGAGCCCGGTTGTCGGTCACGCCTTGGTCTTGGCGAAATGACTCGCAAACGAAAACGCGTCCATGCGAATCTACATCGAAGGCGACGATATTGGCGACGTCGGGCTCGGCTGCGAAAAGTTCGATCTTCCAATCCGGCTGAATGCGGACGACCGACATCGATTCAGTGGACTCGTCGGAAGCCTCCGCAATCTCCGGCGGGACCGCCTCGGATGACGCTTTGTTTGCTTCGGCGGCTGACAAAACCGACAGGCAATTGGGAGATGTGAAAACCGGTGCGAAAACCGAGGTGAAGACCAATAATGCTAGGCAATAGCATCGCAGTGGAGAGATCGCAGAAACCCAATCGACAGAAAAACGCATGCGGAAACCAGATTATTGAACTCGTATTTATCAGCTGTCTTAGGATAGCTAGCTAGGTTTATAGTGAACAAGATTTAACGCGGGTAAATTGCATAAAGGACGCATCTTTTCTCTTTGTTGGCACTCAATCTCAGGCGATTGAGTGATGTACACAATTCGACTCGCTGCAACGGTGCCAAACCCCCCAGGAAAACACAGGCTTCGGGTTACTTTCGCGAAGGAATGTCATTGGGTGGCGAGCTGTGTTAATGTTTTAGTCATGCGTGATGATGCCCCTAACGAACCGCCCGGAAACGACCCGCTGCCGCTGTCTGATTCGTCACCAGATAGCGGGAATGTGCCGGCTGGTGAATTGTCCTCGATTCAGTCGGCCCAGCTCGAGTCGGCATATTCAGCTACGTCACCAACCGAAACCGGTTCGACAATTCGCAAGGGGAGTCCGTTCGCTGC
The nucleotide sequence above comes from Neorhodopirellula lusitana. Encoded proteins:
- a CDS encoding S10 family peptidase, with amino-acid sequence MLDARKRIVIASLFASLVLGGIAGAGESKHAAKPGDAAEATQTNGADEAKSAKKPKGLSDQFVETEHSATIDGESFDYTATAGRLVIETDELDPKAEVFFVAYTRSTEDDSTRPLTFCFNGGPGSSSVWLHLGMLGPKIINFPDDASVLRPPYHLDENHNSLLDTTDLVFIDPVSTGYSRPAKDVSKGDFHGYSKDIHSVGQFIHDYTTRFERWLSPKFILGESYGGLRVAGLSGYLRDHYKMELNGAVVISGAINFQTLRFSSSNDLPSVCFMPTYAATAWYHKQLDEKLQALPLEKLVHRAEKFAYEKYAPAMLKGTRLGAKEREKVATELARLTGLSKEYVLSANLRIPMGRFGKELLRDEELTIGRFDSRYSGIDRDSAGESSEYDPSAAALFGAFTACLNDYMRSELDYEDRRVYEILTGKVHPWKYDSFEGRYVDASESLREAMTANPYLKLFVACGYYDLATPHHAMHYTLDHLGLPKQRQDNVTVKHYEGGHMMYVHGPSLQQMRADLLKFYQQATETE
- a CDS encoding PVC-type heme-binding CxxCH protein, coding for MRFSVDWVSAISPLRCYCLALLVFTSVFAPVFTSPNCLSVLSAAEANKASSEAVPPEIAEASDESTESMSVVRIQPDWKIELFAAEPDVANIVAFDVDSHGRVFVCESFRQDQGVTDNRAHDEKWLLADLAAETVQDRIDYHKRLLGDGASAYAQQEDRIRRLVDTDGDGKADLSTVFADGFHALEDGTGAGVLVHRGKVYYTCIPKLWEFTDTDDDGVADEKKVMSDGYGVRVAFRGHDLHGAIIGPDGRLYYTIGDRGYYVVNQEGDILANPAEGAVFRCELDGSDLHIYADGLRNPQEIAFNDLGEWFTVDNNSDSGDKARIVQIVEGGDSGWRMHYQYLPDRGPFNRQRIWEPHHNERPANLIPPIANFTDGPSGLAYYPGTGFGDKLKDRFLICDFRGGPSNSGIRSFRLDHDGAFYKLAEDEQPIWNVLATDVVFGPAGGLWISDWVDGWMGLGKGRIYRVTNPDEQTKPIVAEVKRMLADDVTTLDLDELTARLGHLDRRVRLAAQWELAIRGEAEPLIKVMKDTDLTPMLRLHGFWGSEHAARLTQNLRSSVVEAARSCLKDDSPIIRAAACSVIGDQRDFESIAAVLELVSDENPRVTYQAVMAFADLAIASPADARLSSVFGEVVQLADKNANKDPILRHAAIRYMTYGASVSDLVGLKEHASVDVRRAAVAALRGKQSEEVVEFLHDASSLVITEAAMAIHDEPIPVAEDRLAALLDWSELPVDSDPLLRRALSAAFRIGTPQTAASVAGFAASDRFPKWARIEAIDSLADWATPDPRCRVTNEYQTLLVRPESNDGDLIAKSAMAARIEELMLANEDVREKAIDVGSDLGIVKIGPSLIARFNKTTGRPATRASALTALSRLQPAVAVKLAKEVDRQQPFSVVLASLKVLGKLDAAGSVDRFIAATDSATPSVRGLAWDLLAQNDSLEALKKISQGLAAYLSNELPADVRLNVAEAARKRLPVSLVDQLNAHQSTLQNTEPLAKWLDSLHGGDMEAGKTLFFEKTELSCVRCHKVGRVGGEVGPDLTVIGKKLDRRTLLEAICLPDSRIAEGFETAVIADEDGQVYTGIVAKEDDEFVELIAADGTRSTIEKELIIARKKGKSSMPAGLADQMTPRELRDMVAYLVSLQVDQRSDSDIE
- the ilvA gene encoding threonine ammonia-lyase, biosynthetic, giving the protein MGHFRTSSVQATLIPGHCERSDQPTHGNLMLDYLQRILNARVYDVAIESPLDLAAKLSTRLGNQVWLKREDMQPVHSFKLRGAYNKMARLSKEELARGVVCSSAGNHAQGVALSARELGCQAHIVMPVTTPELKSDAVLALGGNVILHGDSYSEAYTHAMELQERHQYVFVHPFDDPDVIAGQGTIGMEILRQHQRPIHAVFVAIGGGGLISGVASYVKAVRPDIKVIGVQMVDSDAMIQSTQAGYPIELKEVGLFSDGTAVKMVGKETLRLTSALVDDFVKVDTDAVCAAIKDAFEETRSILEPSGAMSIAGMKQYVAEHDIHDEVLVAITCGANMNFDRLRFVAERADVGDEREALFAVTIPEERGSFKLLCETMGQRSVTEFSYRLGDEREAHVLVGLAIRDRSEVPEISESLSAKGFVALDLVDDELAKQHLRYMVGGRSGASGNERLYRFEFPERPGALMRFLSQMHPSWNISLFHYRNQGADYGRILVGIQVPDEDLAVFREFIGTLGYRCTDETDNPVYDRFLR